A genomic window from Haematobia irritans isolate KBUSLIRL unplaced genomic scaffold, ASM5000362v1 scaffold_92, whole genome shotgun sequence includes:
- the LOC142242862 gene encoding uncharacterized protein LOC142242862 translates to MSGPDLLTSLINVLLEFRVGQIAICGDIAEMFHRINVNDVDMHAQRFLWLKDGEVIAYVMKALTFGTSCAPCIANFVRNQNAEVFRDLYPRAVKAINFYHYIDDFIDSVQTEEEAIKLANQVKTIHAKGGFHVRNWASNSKIVRQKLAEGGAAIENSFGAVEKIHGMYWESNNDVFQYNCRFSRLKRNVFQRHTVPTKREVLQVLMSIFDPLGFVSHYTISLKILLQGIWRSAIKWDDELNEDLHIKWCSWLSNLEKISTVSIPRCYSRLLKSTFNVQLHTFVDAGENAYAAVCYFRIQYQGEVDVRIVAAKGKVSPLKPVSIPRLELQAALIGARLSRKIIKTTRLNCTECFYWSDSKTVLKWLSMDPKNFKAFVMYRVGEILELTNLPQWNWVPSKLNPADFATKVCSAEDDMWFQGPEFLKDNEDIWPKCSDLGRISYEEVRNHHLHVSKSHKFFMNIEYFSCWRRLYRALAQFLFYMEKLKSVVQRSNVENDTFFECIQKSKYILYKYAQKSEFSEEIWRLKNKKPIEKDSILKQLNICLDENYVIRAYGRAEMLNCNNAIILPTNHYITFLVVKYYHENYHHCLHEATISRIKSNFYIPKLRVVYKKVRSSCQHCKNLYAVPRPPQMATLPSARLSSFERPFTYVGIDFFGPLFVTVGRHREKRWGVLFTCLTVRAIHIEVAHSLDTSSCILCIQNFISRRGPPKEIYTDNGTNFKAVEKILREEKQHIDLHQVFSKYDDIKWRFNPPAAPHMGGAWERLIRTVKSVLYSMLPAFKFNDETLRSALYEIEFMINSRPLTFVALDSDDDDALTPNHLLLGSAGGQKPLCEFDYDLRQRWHNTHKFANHFWRRWVREYGPHLVRRSKWLEKVQPPSKGDVVIIVDDNLPRNSWPKGIVTELYTAKDGQVRSVKVKTTSSTYERPVTKIAILDVGKRSESKLLGP, encoded by the coding sequence ATGAGTGGCCCCGATTTACTGACATCGCTTATAAATGTTTTACTCGAGTTTAGAGTTGGTCAAATTGCTATCTGTGGCGACATCGCTGAGATGTTTCATCGTATCAATGTAAATGATGTGGATATGCACGCCCAACGTTTCCTGTGGCTCAAAGATGGTGAAGTAATCGCATATGTAATGAAAGCCTTAACGTTTGGAACTAGCTGTGCTCCGTGTATTGCTAATTTTGTGCGAAACCAGAACGCCGAAGTTTTTCGCGACTTATACCCTCGTGCAGTCAAAGCAATAAATTTCTACCACTACATTGATGATTTCATCGACAGTGTTCAAACCGAGGAAGAGGCCATAAAGTTAGCGAATCAAGTCAAAACGATTCATGCTAAAGGTGGGTTTCACGTGCGTAACTGggcttcaaattcaaaaatagtgcGACAAAAATTAGCAGAAGGTGGCGCAGCAATTGAAAACTCCTTTGGAGCTGTCGAGAAAATTCATGGTATGTATTGGGAATCAAATAATGATGTTTTTCAATACAATTGTCGATTTTCGAGGCTCAAAAGAAACGTGTTTCAAAGGCATACGGTTCCCACCAAAAGAGAAGTCCTTCAAGTTTTGATGTCAATATTTGACCCCCTCGGCTTCGTGTCTCATTATACCATaagtcttaaaattttgctGCAGGGTATATGGCGATCCGCCATTAAATGGGACGACGAACTAAATGAGGACTTGCATATAAAGTGGTGTTCCTGgctttcaaatctggagaaaatttcaacTGTCTCTATTCCGAGATGTTACTCGAGATTGTTGAAATCGACATTTAATGTGCAGTTACATACTTTTGTCGACGCTGGGGAAAACGCATACGCTGCTGTTTGTTATTTTCGTATTCAATACCAAGGTGAAGTCGACGTGCGCATAGTGGCAGCCAAGGGTAAAGTTAGCCCACTGAAACCAGTTTCCATTCCTAGACTGGAACTTCAAGCTGCACTAATTGGAGCGCGTCTatcaagaaaaattataaaaactacaCGGCTTAATTGTACTGAGTGCTTCTACTGGTCCGACTCTAAAACTGTTTTGAAGTGGTTGTCCATGGACCCCAAGAATTTCAAAGCTTTTGTAATGTATAGAGTTGGAGAAATATTGGAATTAACAAATTTACCACAATGGAATTGGGTTCCATCTAAATTAAACCCTGCTGATTTCGCAACAAAGGTCTGCTCAGCCGAGGACGACATGTGGTTCCAAGGTCCTGAGTTTCTAAAAGACAATGAGGATATCTGGCCAAAGTGTTCCGATTTAGGAAGAATCAGCTATGAAGAAGTACGTAATCATCATTTACATGTGAGTAAATcgcacaaattttttatgaacattgaatatttttcgtgcTGGCGACGGTTGTACCGAGCATTGGCTCAATTCctgttttatatggaaaaattgaaatccgTTGTCCAAAGATCGAATGTAGAAAACGATACATTTTTCGAATGTATCCAGAAatcgaaatatattttatataaatatgccCAAAAGAGCgaattttccgaagaaatttggcgtttgaaaaacaaaaagccAATCGAAAAAGATAGTATTCTGAAGCAATTGAATATTTGTCTCGATGAGAATTATGTAATTCGTGCTTACGGAAGAGCAGAAATGTTAAACTGCAACAATGCCATAATTTTGCCCACAAATCACTATATTACATTTCTTGTGGTGAAGTACTACCATGAGAATTATCACCACTGTCTACACGAAGCCACTATATCCAGAATTAAGTCGAATTTTTATATCCCAAAATTGAGAGTTGTATACAAAAAAGTACGAAGCAGCTGTCAACACTGTAAAAATTTATACGCAGTTCCACGGCCACCGCAAATGGCAACTCTACCATCAGCTAGGCTCTCGAGTTTTGAACGTCCATTTACTTATGTGGGAATCGACTTTTTTGGCCCTTTGTTCGTCACTGTTGGAAGACACCGAGAAAAAAGATGGGGAGTTCTTTTCACATGTCTAACTGTTCGTGCAATTCATATTGAAGTGGCTCACAGTCTTGATACTAGCTCGTGCATCCTGTGTATACAAAACTTCATCAGCCGACGTGGTCCTCCGAAAGAAATATACACGGACAATGGGACAAATTTCAAAGCTGTAGAAAAAATTCTGCGTGAAGAAAAACAACATATCGACTTACACCAAGTTTTCTCTAAATACGACGACATCAAGTGGCGATTTAATCCACCAGCAGCTCCGCATATGGGCGGGGCATGGGAACGTCTAATAAGAACAGTTAAATCCGTTCTCTACTCCATGTTACCAGCTTTCAAATTCAACGACGAGACTCTTCGATCTGCGTTATATGAAATTGAATTTATGATCAACTCTCGTCCTTTGACATTTGTGGCTCTAGATTCCGATGACGACGATGCCCTCACTCCAAATCATTTATTACTTGGTTCTGCGGGAGGACAGAAGCCATTATGTGAGTTTGATTATGACCTGCGACAGAGATGGCATAATACCCACAAATTTGCGAATCATTTCTGGCGTAGGTGGGTTCGTGAGTATGGTCCTCATTTGGTGCGAAGAAGCAAGTGGCTCGAAAAGGTTCAACCACCATCCAAAGGAGACGTAGTCATCATTGTGGACGACAATCTTCCTCGGAATAGTTGGCCCAAAGGAATAGTGACAGAACTGTATACCGCCAAAGATGGGCAAGTCAGAAGCGTTAAAGTGAAGACGACTAGCAGCACCTATGAGAGGCCCGTGACCAAGATTGCTATACTAGACGTCGGTAAAAGATCAGAGAGCAAGCTCCTGGGACCCTAG